The window CTTTGCTAAATTTGCAATAATCCAGTTCATACTTGCAAAATGCATTTCCAGTGTAACTATGTTTTTGTGGCATAGTCAAATTACACCAAGCAGCACCAGCACACAGACGTGTGTCAAAAAACACTACTGGGGTTCCTTCAAATCTATAGCAATTCACCTTTATAAAGCACCACTGTGACTTCTGTTTTTCAATGTTTAGCCAAGTAAGAAGacttgtcttatttttcttttttttgtgtgtgttaggATTTGAGGGCAGTAGGAGAagttgtttgttaaaatattgttgttgctcttagaaaaattttttttttttttaatgggacaAATAGATATCTGTGTATCTATCACATTTCACTACATATGagatttttcatttctgttttagttttgttaaatagCATGtgatttcatgtttattttatgctttttttgaaaaactaCATTACTTTTCATCAGTGATGCATAGTACTCTTCGGAAGCCTTTTCCACTTGTATAAATTGTGCATGATGTTGGAAGATAAGGTTAAAAAATCATTCTAGTTTTACATTCTGTACTGATTCATTcaagtttgttcatttcttttgtcTCTTTATGGAAGATTGTAAAATGTGTTACTGTCAAAGGCACTTCCAGAATCCAGAGTCTTTCTGTTGCttaattcttggtatgaaaaacTACAAACATTAAGTTATAACTTGTTTGTTTAAAAGTGGCACACGTTTTTGTGACTTGCAGTGGACAGCTAGATTTTATTGGGACATTAAGTATTAATCAGCAAACTCGTTTTAAAATGTTCTCACTTTTAAAGGAAATAGTTactgtaattttaaatgaaaaaccaCCTACAAATATTTGAGAGTGTGTTTCTTATTTAAACAGCTTGAAGCAGAGGCTGTACCTGAGGTATCTGAGAAATATGAGATCAGTTCTGTTccaacatttgttttctttaaggtaagtatttaaaaaagtaatgAGTATGTCTTCAGTTCCACAACAAATAAAAGCTTCTAAATTCAGCCATTTATCCCATGTAAATAATTCAATAGCtttatttgtaaagaaatatTTACAGTAGTTATCATTGAGGAATATGTACTAGTATGCATATACTTTAAATTGTTGCATCATCAACAGTGCTTAAAGAAGTAGCTTTTAAATGATGGCATCTTGTTCTAAAGAGACATGACATGTTGTATGTCAATTCTCCCAGATGAGGATGTTTTTTGTATATAATATTGTTGTTTCTGCAGTTTTTCGCAGTCTCTTTACATAGTTATTACTTATGACTGCCAAATCCTTTTAAATAACAGAATATGTATTTGACTTTTAGTCTCTGCAAATTGGAACCATTTTGCACTGTTCAGTGTTTCAGGTATAAATACGTGTTTCTCAAGTGTATCTAAATATTTCGGATTATAACTTACTCAAATGTGTTAGGCTGGTATTATAGTTAAATTTTTGGTAGCATTGTTTTTGCACACCTTTTCATTCTTTAAAATGCATCATATAATGTATACATTGCTTACAAGGGCAAAAAGGAATCTGCTTCTCATTTCTCCATCTCCGCAAACCAGTGTCTTATCATTCCGATATACAGAATAGTTTCTTCATGTGGTTCTGAATGgtttccaatttaaaaaaaaaaaaaaaaaaaaaagctttatcaaaatgtactttttgaATTATGAGTCTTAGCAATACTGTATAAGTGCAACACaatcaattaaaaatatgtttatatggtgTGTTCTGATGATGACTAATTATTGCCTTTGTGATCATTTTTCTCATATTATAGAATTCTCAGAAGATTGATAGACTGGATGGAGCACATGCTCCTGAACTCACCAAGAAAGTAAAGCAGCATGCTTCAAGCAGTGCTGTCCCTGTTGGAACTGTGGAATCTAGTAAAGAGGATTTAAATGAACGACTTAAGAGGCTGATCAATGCTGCACCTTGCATGCTCTTTATGAAGGGATCTCCTCAAGAGCCCCGCTGTGGTAACTTCATTTTGCTTTAACCAATTGTAACAAGTAACACGTTGACAGTATTGTATAACTGATATGCATGTCAAGAAATCAGTTATATTATGGATAAAAAATATTCATGTCAGTTTTtactaaaaattttatttatagcaGACACAATTGTGAAAATGTATGTTCATAATTTGGTCTTTAGAATTAgatcacatatttaaaattgtgATTTAGAGAGTGTTCCACTAACGTTTTTTATAGATATCATTGaatgttttataattttgaattttaatagtTGCCCACTGTATGTGTTCACATGTAATAAATCAGAaaggtgattttatttttttgtaaactttaacATGTACTagtaatggaaaaacaaaaaactggtgaaagatttaatattttttgttttacttagaTCTGTATCTGATAGAATAAAATAGTTAAATGTGCTAATTGCATTGATGTTTTAACAAATAATCATCTAACATTAAACTCTGTATGAAATACagatttttacttatttacttttttaaattaaggatTCAGTGCTGCTTATCCTGAAGCACAGCGTCTGCAGTGCGCATCCCTGACCCTTAAAAACCAAACACCACCAATCAATCTTTCTTGTCTGCTTGTATAGTTGCCTACAGCCAAAGAAAGCAGCTGGACTGGTTGTTGCCTGGTGTAATAGAAACAAGTTAATATATTGGCAACTGAATAACCATCAGCATCCTGCCTGCAGCTGTTTTATAATGAATTCCCAGATGAATGGCAAACATCAGAATCAGTATTTTTCTGCAGGCTCTACATGAAGTTAACACTTCACCTGACTTTAGAGAATGAAAAAAAGTACATATGTAGGATCGACacacagtaaatataaataaatcacttCACTTTACATCATAGATTAAGACAACGGCATGCTGAAGCTCATTTAACAGTAAAAGCCTTTAGCAAATGCATGATGCCCCATAGGCCATAATTCACCACCAAAGCAGTGGCCTCACAAAGGTAATATGTATacatttaatgatatttttagCTTCTCTTCATTGTGGAAATTTAGTAAAGGTATATTTTATACTGCAtttattagtttttatatatttgttggtGGATAGGTTGCAATTAAAGAAAGAACATTTAATCATGGTCATTGATTATTGATTTTGAGTTGAAAGCAGTTTtagcaaatatatttttacagcAAAGGGTATATTTAAAGTAGTGTTTTATCTTTGACATTATGCAAAAATATTAAGTGTTaatctgaaaaaatatataatctatCACATATTAATGGGTTAAAACTGTACAGCATTGGttgaaatatacatttaaattatttcggttttcagttaaaatatttctgatcATTTTAAATGATGAAAATTAACAGCTTAGTGAAATTTAAATAAGTGCCTTTTTGTGAAGGAACTTTTCATACATCAAGTTTTATATGTTCTGTACATTTGTGTTTAATGCTGTTCTTTTCAACAAAgatttgcaatttattttgcaataatacaAATAGGATGGTTTAAAGAGAATATAATATAACCACAAACATTCCTAATCTTGCGGTTCTTGTGTGGTTTACCTAGTAAAGCTAAAACTCATGCTGTGTGGAATTAATAATTTTGGCTTGTACTACACAAAAGACAGATGCTTCCTAACTCTTTACAGTTGTTTTGCTAGTTCAGTCATATTCATTTTACTCTTTTTCTCATTAGGTTTTAGCAGACAAATTGTGAATATTTTCAAGCAGCACAATATCCAGTTCAGCAGCTTTGACATTCTGTCAGATGATGAGGTGCGACAAGGGTTGAAGACATTTTCCAATTGGCCAACATATCCTCAAGTGTATGTCAATGGGGAACTAGTTGGTGGACTTGATATTATTAAGGTATGTGTATGGACAGGGGAGATTTAGTAACTAAGACTTGTCTATTGCTGATTAtttgttcttttccttgtttttattcTTCAGTGATTCTGCTTCCTCTCTGAAGTAGTTTATGTGTCTATGGTATAGCTTTCTGCTGGGAAAGGTGTGCTGGATTAGCCAGAGGCTTCCCTGTGGCTAGTAGTGGCTAACACTTGTTCATAATCTATAAGTGACTGACTTGTTGTGTCAAAAGTGTAGTTGGTTGTCTCTCAGTCAGCAAACAGGTGTTGCTGAAAATAGAGTTTTTCATGACTGGATATAAAGCAACACCATTTTGCTGAAAAGTTCAACTTATTTACAAATGTTTAGTTCTGCTTTTAATAGTTTATATTAAAattgcaattcttttttttcGTTCAGGAGCTGGCACAATCAGGAGAACTAGAAAAGACCTGCCCCTCAGCAGTCACCTTAGAACATaggtaattatttaaaaatatctttggaaagtagacaaaaacaaaattgagAAACCGTAATCCCCCatgatattttaacatttttttatatctcATTTTTTAATTAGGCTGAAATCATTAATCAATAAAAATCCAGTAATGCTGTTTATGAAGGGTAATAAGACGGTGAGTGGGAATTACtctctatacatactgtatatattctattTAGTTTACTAGGCCTTAAGATGCATAGttaaaaaagatttggggatcaTTTCTAAATAACAGTAATATAGCGCTGTGGCTGCACGTTTTGTtccagtcagttagtcattgttacctttaattgatatctttttatgtattttttttccttttgttttgggtTTAGAAAAGTTAGGTAGTGGCAGATTTACACTTGATGGAAATTGAGACATCTGTTTCTTATGCATCTTTAAAGGCttggtttctttttaattcaccatttctgtggagtttgttttgttaattgtGTCTGAGTACAGACAATTAACGATGAGCAGAGCAAACACTTGCATAAATCACTCTGAAAGGAACAACTACTTGAGTGTTACCCACGTTTGTGCTTATTAGTAAACAATGGTGTGTAATTAACTAGAACATTAAGCTTTAATTTTTAAACAGAGAGAGGGTGATTTGTTGCCCATCTAACATATACAATATCCttcttcatttaataaaaaatgtaacatagtTATATTTCTAGATGGATGCAAAAAGCATAGACACTGGGAAGTGAGTCCAATTAAGAGGAGAAATAAGTTGAAACAAACACTTGCAGCCACATTGGGCCCCCACTGCAGAATGTGAGAGCCCTTGCTTCAGAACATTAAGAAATATAAACAGGCACCTTTATCAATTACTGTGTTCATAAGAACTGCTTATAAATGCTTTGAAGTcccttcagttttttcatttgtaaCCTGCTGACTCACTGGTAAAGAAACCCCCACCTTTTTTTTGACCCACcggacccaaaaaaaaaaaccttattttaGGCTATTTCTGGATTACAAGTTGTGCAGGAAATTATATCCTTATAATAAACCATAAACAAATACAACGTCTTCAGCACAAATGATGAGAAGGACATGAGGTtttgcatgccacatcaactgaccccaggggttcacctcctTATGTAATACAAAGGATCattgttactccttttcacaaaactttggaaaaaaatggccaaaatgacaCAGCTTTCTCAACAAGcatgtcagtctattgtttttCTACGGAATGAATACTATTCCATGTAACAGATTGGCAGGAAACTGAAGATTTAACACAGAGGTGTCCAGCTAGGCATTGGAGGGTGTCTGTGGAAGGAGATTGCCTTCAGTTAACCTTATATGAGGGGAATACATTGCCTTTGACAGTGTATTAGGATATTGGCACGTGCCACTAAAAAAGCActcacacaaaatgaagatctgACAACATATCATACAGTACAAACAccaaaggacagaattaaaagatatctcaacatcaaatactcaataccaaaagcagaaatgcaaattAATACTCACAGATTTCCAAGATTTGTTGAGTGGGCAAAATGCGAaattatattacatataaacagTTGAACTGATAATAATGATAACCACTCCAAAACAGTGAGATGTATAAGttcataaactttattaattccgtTGCAAAAGCTCAACCAAAGGGCTCTCCCCTTCAAGCCCCCAAGATGGCATGGGAAAGTTCAGGCATCTTATGCACATACATGACAAATTGTATGTCTGGAGTAGTGAGCCTAATCAAGGAacccaaaataaagcacacaaaaaatTTGCGTACTCcgaaaagaaatatattttagttaAGAAACTACTTTGAGGATATCATGGAAAATTTGAATAATGTGATAATGATGACTAAGTTACTAAATTGGGTTTgttaaaacaatacattaaaaaattgtttcatgttttttcatttttgccgaAGAGCAGAATCTTGTGGGAGGTGTCGGGGTAATGGCCTCACTTGACCTTAATGCAGAAATACTATAGAAAAGGTTAAAAGTATCCCTTTATTGTAATACAGGTAATTAATGTTATACAAATTAAGAATATATTGTAATAGCATAGCAATCTTCAAAATGTAACAGTTAAAAAGCATGTCACAATTTGTATAATGTTGTTTTTAGCACCCTGCTTATTATGTAGGGGCGGTGAAAGGTATTGTTTATCACTCTTCTAaaattcatatatactgtacttatgcTCAGTAATTaccacattaataaaaaaaacaaaaaatgcaaatgaaatatatttaaatgtgaacACAAggtaaaaaacatcaataagatACACAGTCAAAGACAGTACTATAACACATGATCAGCATGTGATTTACACACAGCACCAAAAACTCCTAGTAATGATGTAAATATAGTTCTTGTATGATAGGGTTTACAGTGTGAACAGCATTCAAAGAGAAATTGCTGAGATTCAGAGAACAACTGTTTCCAGTGGAAAAATCACAGTAATATTCACAAGCACGTTTACCTACTGGCATTCCTCAGTTTCAATATGTTTGACATGTAATATATCCTTTATGAGATGTTTGTCCTATAATCCTTAATGGCTTTGGTGTacatttgtatattcaaaccaCAATATTTCCATCCACAATACACAATTCATTTGGTTTCACTGCCCTCACCAAATTTAGTGTAATGTTTCACTGCCTCCTTAAACAGATCAGCACCTCAATTCTGTGCTCTGGGTTAAAGATAAAATCTAGTGGGGCAGACATGCAGAGAATCGAAGATGTTGCAGTGTGCATGTTTTGCTAAACcattattaaaacaattcatCCTGTAAAATGCAAGCAGCCTACAAAGTGTGGGCTACTTTTGTTTTAGTATTAACTTAACAATATCTtagcaaaaatgcatgtattttgcacattttaaatatacaaatgGATGACTTCACATGGATTATGAAACTCAAGGAACATATGAGATTTTTCATCGATGTTTTGATAATATTTGTTGTTGTCCAACATCGGTCACTGTCTCCTCCTATTAAAGCATAAACTTTGTTAGCTCccttctgcatgaaaacatgaaattaaaatttacTGCAAACCACATGGAGTAAgtacaatctaaaaaaaaaaaatacactattgTGTGGGGTAATCCTCTATAACATTACCATTAGCTTAACATGGATTTTATTTCTTAACATTTACTGTACCTTAGGTGTttagaaaataaacaagaaaaggaacaaCTAATGTCTATTTAGGAGCCTTGTTTTTAAACTAACTGTGTGACAAATAGTACTTAGTCTTCTTTGCAAAATACGATTCTAATTCTTTCAGATTACCAGTACCTTTCATGAAATTACTACTACACATGTAGTATGATGCATACTACTATCACAGTGCATCCCTTTATGTCACATTTAGTTTTTTCATGCTGCATTTTTATCTAAGAGAAATTTCTGTGACGTTTAAAAACAATACCTTGTAAAGAATAGAAACAGGTCTGCAGATTGTGGAAATAAAACCAGGAATCTTAGAATTGGATTATGTTTCAGAAAGTTTTTCTAAAGACTTTCTCTTGAAAAAGTTCATTGTTTTGACAGTAGAGAGAATGTTGACCAAAGCAggcatttttttcagttaaatatgtAGTCATCTTAAATTTTGAAGTCTTGCATGAATTCTTAATTATCATAGAACTGCTGTTTATAAATTACTAGCAAGTATACACAGTACTGCCCATTGTGGGAGCACCAGCTAAATTTCTGAATATAACATAGCCTGTGATCTTTTCCTGTACAAATGGTTAATCTATGTAAAATTTGACTGGGTATGTTAATTGATATGAATTTGTATAAtggacaaacacacatacatctGCATATTAGATTTGTATATCAGAAATTAAGGttgaaaagaaatgaacacaGTACCTCTGACTactgaaaaataatcaaaatacagtatt of the Erpetoichthys calabaricus chromosome 2, fErpCal1.3, whole genome shotgun sequence genome contains:
- the glrx3 gene encoding glutaredoxin 3, whose amino-acid sequence is MIFFLRLLRSVPSMANLVEAKSIQQFLELQQAAGKSLLVVHFCASWAPQCAQMNNVIAELAKEHSQVTFVKLEAEAVPEVSEKYEISSVPTFVFFKNSQKIDRLDGAHAPELTKKVKQHASSSAVPVGTVESSKEDLNERLKRLINAAPCMLFMKGSPQEPRCGFSRQIVNIFKQHNIQFSSFDILSDDEVRQGLKTFSNWPTYPQVYVNGELVGGLDIIKELAQSGELEKTCPSAVTLEHRLKSLINKNPVMLFMKGNKTMAKCGFSRQILEIINETGVNFDTFDILEDEEVRQGLKTYSNWPTYPQLYVKGELIGGLDIVKELKESGDLLSVLKGEN